In the genome of Solibacillus silvestris, one region contains:
- a CDS encoding 2-keto-4-pentenoate hydratase has protein sequence MDIQQAANALLTAERSKQPIEPFTSSTDISVDDAYHIQLLQIKEKLKEAELVGMKVGLTSEVMQKMFNVDTPDFGHILSTMVYENNSTISKSQFIQPKVEFEIAFLLKEDLKGPNVTVEQVLQATKAIAPAIEIIDSRIMDWKFKFEDTVADNGSSAGAIIGTPSDLPSFEELANIPIVVKKNGEVIDQGVSSAVMGNPAKAIAWLANMLSEYDISLKAGQFILAGAITAAVFFEVNDEFEIDFGKYGQLKVRFTD, from the coding sequence TTGGATATTCAACAAGCTGCTAATGCATTATTAACTGCTGAACGTTCGAAACAGCCAATTGAACCTTTTACGTCGTCAACTGATATTTCAGTTGACGACGCTTATCATATTCAGCTGTTACAAATTAAAGAGAAATTGAAGGAAGCTGAACTGGTAGGCATGAAGGTTGGATTGACGAGCGAAGTAATGCAAAAAATGTTCAATGTAGACACGCCTGATTTCGGGCACATTTTGAGCACGATGGTTTATGAAAATAACAGTACAATTTCGAAATCGCAGTTTATTCAACCGAAAGTAGAATTCGAAATTGCTTTTTTATTAAAAGAAGATTTAAAGGGCCCGAATGTGACAGTCGAACAAGTATTACAGGCAACAAAAGCGATTGCACCAGCAATTGAAATCATCGATAGTCGCATTATGGACTGGAAATTTAAATTTGAAGATACGGTAGCGGATAATGGTTCTTCAGCCGGGGCAATTATTGGCACACCATCTGATTTACCATCTTTTGAAGAGCTCGCAAACATTCCGATAGTCGTGAAGAAAAATGGCGAAGTGATCGATCAAGGTGTGAGCAGCGCAGTAATGGGGAACCCAGCGAAAGCAATTGCCTGGCTTGCCAATATGTTAAGTGAATATGATATCTCACTTAAAGCAGGTCAATTCATTTTAGCGGGCGCAATTACAGCAGCAGTATTTTTCGAAGTGAATGACGAGTTTGAAATTGATTTCGGTAAGTATGGACAGCTAAAAGTACGATTTACAGATTAA
- a CDS encoding 4-hydroxy-2-oxovalerate aldolase has protein sequence MRDIHILDVSLRDGSHSMKHQYSEQQVRDIARGLNQAGVEYFEVAHGDGLGGSSLQYGLSAVDELKLIEAAANECTDSKVAVLLIPGIGIKDDLKNAVNAGAKMARVATHVTEADISAQHIAYSRELGLKTAGFLMMAHMAPTSVIVEQAKLFESYGAEIVYVTDSAGYLLPDQVTERIRALKENIGCEIGFHAHNNMSLAMANSLAAIEAGATYIDGSLRALGAGSGNTQTEVLVAVLQRMGIQTGVDLYNIIDVANDIVAPILPRPQEISGSSLIMGYAGVYSSFLLHTEKASKQFGVDERDILVELGRRKTVGGQEDLIYEVAQSLRK, from the coding sequence ATGAGAGACATTCATATTTTAGATGTATCGTTACGAGACGGCAGTCACTCCATGAAGCATCAATATTCCGAGCAACAAGTACGAGATATTGCCAGAGGATTAAATCAGGCAGGTGTAGAGTATTTTGAAGTCGCACATGGTGATGGGTTAGGCGGATCGAGCTTGCAGTACGGTCTATCTGCTGTAGACGAACTGAAGTTAATCGAAGCAGCTGCCAATGAATGTACCGATTCAAAAGTAGCTGTCTTACTTATTCCCGGCATCGGGATTAAGGATGATTTAAAAAATGCCGTGAATGCAGGCGCAAAAATGGCACGTGTTGCAACACATGTGACAGAAGCCGATATTTCAGCACAGCATATTGCCTATAGTCGTGAATTGGGACTGAAAACTGCCGGATTTTTGATGATGGCACATATGGCTCCGACAAGCGTCATTGTCGAGCAGGCTAAATTATTTGAAAGTTACGGTGCAGAAATCGTGTATGTGACGGATTCTGCAGGTTACCTTTTACCAGATCAAGTGACGGAACGCATTCGGGCATTAAAAGAAAATATCGGCTGTGAAATCGGATTCCACGCACATAATAATATGTCACTGGCGATGGCGAACTCTTTAGCGGCAATTGAAGCGGGCGCTACTTATATTGACGGCTCATTACGTGCACTGGGGGCAGGCAGCGGCAATACGCAAACCGAAGTATTAGTTGCGGTATTACAGCGGATGGGCATTCAAACAGGTGTTGATCTGTACAATATTATCGATGTCGCAAATGACATCGTCGCACCTATTTTACCGCGTCCGCAGGAAATTTCAGGTTCGAGCTTAATTATGGGTTATGCAGGCGTGTATTCTAGCTTCTTACTCCATACAGAAAAAGCTTCCAAACAATTCGGTGTAGATGAACGCGATATTTTAGTTGAGCTGGGACGCCGTAAAACAGTCGGCGGACAGGAAGATTTAATTTACGAAGTGGCACAGAGTTTGCGGAAATAG
- a CDS encoding succinate dehydrogenase produces MSGVDYDLVIVGCGAAGTASALAAAEQAKEQNENLTIAILERAPFEQRGGNTRWTAAYMRMENIDKPADGIVEDMVTFSDSFMDRAYAETLRDEAGETLRWVESKGVDFDFLPTMFLTASKPRLLPVGGGRAIIDALTLRARALGVEIIYETTAWDLTLDGDGAINGIKVRMAEGTSIVLKTNAVILGAGGFQGNKEMMAQYIGRDAHKIPPVSDGGLFNKGEAIRMALNIGAAGKGQFDAFHAETVDPRSKREEAGVMLFPYAILVNKQGKRFTDEGVTTIDEQYEEVARKIFYECEDHIAYMITDQKIYNIPNYEEALQTDIPAIVGETIEDIANQIGVNAENLKHTIDEFNAACPTGEFIYNRVDGLATTGLALNKSNWSIPINEGPFIAYPIICCNVFTNGGLATDLNGRVLTGDEVAIPGLYAVGETSGVYYGKYPGGTSVLRCLVFGRRAGHDAIRYIGEKEKSYQ; encoded by the coding sequence ATGAGTGGAGTGGACTATGATTTAGTCATTGTTGGTTGCGGTGCAGCTGGAACAGCGTCTGCATTAGCTGCAGCTGAACAAGCGAAGGAACAAAATGAAAACTTAACGATTGCTATTTTAGAGCGTGCACCTTTTGAACAGCGTGGTGGAAATACACGCTGGACGGCTGCTTATATGCGAATGGAAAATATCGATAAGCCGGCAGATGGCATCGTTGAAGATATGGTCACATTTTCTGATTCATTTATGGATCGTGCATATGCCGAAACATTACGTGATGAAGCGGGAGAAACATTACGTTGGGTAGAGTCGAAAGGTGTTGATTTTGATTTTCTTCCCACAATGTTTTTGACTGCATCCAAACCGCGCCTGTTACCGGTTGGTGGAGGACGTGCCATTATCGATGCCCTCACTTTACGAGCACGTGCTTTAGGTGTGGAAATTATTTATGAAACAACAGCATGGGATTTAACGCTCGATGGTGATGGGGCGATCAATGGCATCAAAGTACGTATGGCTGAAGGGACATCCATCGTTCTGAAAACAAATGCGGTCATTTTAGGTGCAGGTGGTTTCCAAGGGAACAAAGAAATGATGGCACAGTATATCGGACGGGATGCACATAAAATTCCGCCGGTCTCTGATGGTGGCCTGTTTAATAAAGGCGAGGCAATCCGCATGGCGTTAAATATCGGTGCTGCCGGAAAAGGGCAGTTTGATGCTTTCCATGCTGAAACAGTAGACCCGCGCAGTAAACGCGAAGAAGCGGGCGTCATGTTGTTCCCGTATGCCATCCTCGTGAATAAGCAGGGGAAACGCTTTACAGATGAAGGGGTTACAACAATTGATGAACAGTATGAAGAAGTAGCACGCAAAATTTTTTACGAATGTGAAGACCATATTGCTTACATGATTACCGATCAAAAAATTTATAACATCCCGAATTATGAAGAGGCACTGCAAACCGATATTCCAGCAATCGTCGGAGAAACGATTGAAGATATCGCAAATCAGATCGGTGTGAATGCAGAAAACTTAAAGCACACAATTGATGAATTTAATGCAGCTTGCCCGACAGGTGAATTTATCTACAACCGGGTCGATGGGCTTGCAACAACTGGCTTGGCATTAAACAAATCGAACTGGTCTATTCCGATTAACGAAGGTCCATTTATTGCGTATCCGATTATTTGCTGCAACGTATTTACGAATGGCGGGTTAGCTACAGATTTAAATGGGCGTGTCCTAACAGGTGATGAAGTAGCGATTCCTGGTCTATATGCTGTAGGTGAAACTTCGGGTGTTTACTA
- a CDS encoding FAD synthase — MKIIIVNEINLPIVQQNSEPAVMALGFFDGVHKGHQEVILAARKKARKNGLKLAVMSFFPHPKTVFSNEEVDYLMPMEKKAERFQSLGVDLFYIVDFTKSFAALQPKQFVQQYLVGLQVQYAVAGFDYTYGAKGAGTTATIHSDSDCKIIVDIVKRFSISGKKVSSTCIREKLKRGYVEEVTALLGKPYSVQYSMKNGLHDYYTLPQCGEYYVTILSGKRAISQKVYVKNAEDIIFYHDLNIDDCSIYFHQRATQKYQEIS, encoded by the coding sequence ATGAAAATAATTATCGTAAATGAAATTAATCTACCGATTGTCCAGCAAAATAGCGAACCGGCAGTAATGGCATTAGGATTTTTTGATGGTGTGCATAAAGGCCATCAGGAAGTAATTTTAGCAGCCCGAAAAAAAGCCCGGAAAAATGGCTTGAAATTGGCTGTGATGAGTTTTTTCCCCCATCCGAAAACGGTCTTTTCAAATGAAGAAGTGGACTATTTAATGCCGATGGAGAAAAAGGCCGAACGCTTTCAATCATTAGGTGTCGATTTGTTCTATATTGTGGATTTTACGAAATCGTTTGCTGCTCTTCAGCCGAAGCAATTTGTACAGCAATATTTAGTGGGGCTTCAAGTGCAGTATGCTGTAGCAGGTTTTGACTATACGTACGGAGCTAAAGGAGCCGGTACGACTGCTACGATTCACTCTGACAGTGACTGCAAAATTATAGTCGACATTGTGAAGCGTTTTTCCATTTCAGGTAAAAAGGTGAGCTCGACATGCATTCGGGAAAAATTGAAACGGGGCTATGTCGAAGAAGTAACAGCGTTATTAGGAAAGCCGTACAGCGTCCAATACTCGATGAAAAACGGATTGCACGATTACTATACACTACCTCAATGCGGAGAATACTATGTCACGATTTTATCAGGCAAGCGCGCTATCTCGCAAAAAGTGTATGTGAAGAATGCCGAGGACATTATTTTTTACCATGATTTAAATATTGATGATTGTTCGATTTACTTTCATCAACGCGCAACCCAAAAATACCAAGAAATTAGTTGA
- a CDS encoding carboxyvinyl-carboxyphosphonate phosphorylmutase — protein MKKTEMFQQLLASKDTFILPGAFDAMTARIIEETGFKAIYATGAGISNAQLGWADVGLTTLTEIAQVVSWMSEVTTVPIVVDADTGFGNAINMQRTVKVLEKAGAAALQIEDQVMPKKCGHFNGKEVISKDEMVGKIKAALDARTDDQLAIIARTDALGVLGFDEAIERANAYKEAGAHAIFVEAPTTYEQLSRITKEVPGIPQIINLVEGGKTPLVSRQEAQNLGFQIMLCANSALRGAIKGAADALQILKRDESQENIHDVICTWEQRQELFKLKEIQQLEKQYS, from the coding sequence TTGAAAAAAACAGAGATGTTTCAACAGTTATTAGCAAGTAAAGACACATTTATATTACCAGGCGCCTTTGATGCAATGACGGCCCGCATTATCGAAGAAACCGGGTTTAAGGCCATTTATGCAACAGGAGCCGGCATTTCAAATGCGCAGCTTGGCTGGGCGGATGTCGGACTGACGACTTTAACGGAAATCGCCCAGGTTGTTTCCTGGATGAGTGAAGTGACAACGGTTCCGATTGTCGTTGATGCCGATACAGGCTTCGGCAACGCCATCAATATGCAGCGAACAGTAAAGGTACTGGAAAAAGCTGGTGCAGCTGCATTGCAGATTGAAGACCAGGTCATGCCGAAAAAATGCGGTCATTTCAACGGGAAAGAAGTAATATCAAAGGATGAAATGGTCGGCAAAATTAAAGCTGCTCTTGATGCACGTACAGATGATCAGCTAGCGATCATTGCGCGTACGGATGCGTTAGGCGTCCTTGGTTTCGATGAAGCAATTGAACGAGCAAATGCTTATAAAGAGGCAGGTGCACATGCAATCTTTGTGGAAGCGCCAACTACGTATGAGCAATTGTCCCGTATTACAAAAGAGGTACCGGGTATCCCGCAAATTATTAATCTTGTAGAAGGTGGTAAAACGCCTTTAGTATCACGTCAGGAAGCGCAAAATTTAGGCTTCCAGATTATGCTGTGTGCCAACTCGGCTTTACGCGGTGCGATTAAAGGTGCTGCAGATGCACTGCAAATTTTAAAGCGCGATGAAAGCCAGGAAAACATTCATGATGTTATTTGCACATGGGAACAACGCCAAGAATTGTTTAAGTTAAAAGAAATTCAACAACTGGAAAAACAATATTCTTAA
- a CDS encoding acetaldehyde dehydrogenase (acetylating) has translation MTKLKVGIIGSGNIGTDLMYKIERCDALEMAVMVGIDPQSEGLARACERGYIAIENGIEGFKSQLDLVDIVFDATSAYAHRENYEVIKAAGKKMIDLTPAAIGPFTVPPVNLSEHFEKDNVNMVTCGGQATIPVVAAISRVVPVDYAEIVATVASKSAGPGTRANIDEFTRTTANAIEVVGGAKKGKAIIILNPAEPPIMMRDTVHALVAETGKEDEIRASIKEMIEEVKTYVPGYRLCGEPIFEGNKVSVLLEVEGIGDFFPPYSGNLDIMTAAAARVANELAKNLIAQGAVVR, from the coding sequence TTGACGAAATTAAAAGTAGGCATCATCGGTTCAGGGAATATCGGTACGGATTTAATGTATAAAATTGAGCGTTGTGATGCACTGGAAATGGCGGTCATGGTTGGTATTGATCCGCAATCAGAAGGTTTGGCACGTGCATGTGAACGTGGCTATATAGCAATCGAAAATGGTATTGAAGGATTTAAATCACAGTTAGATCTAGTTGATATCGTTTTTGATGCGACGAGTGCCTATGCTCACAGAGAAAACTACGAGGTAATTAAAGCTGCAGGTAAAAAAATGATTGATTTAACGCCGGCAGCAATAGGACCATTCACTGTTCCGCCAGTAAATTTGAGTGAGCACTTTGAAAAAGACAATGTCAACATGGTAACGTGCGGCGGTCAGGCAACGATTCCGGTTGTGGCAGCGATTTCCCGTGTTGTGCCTGTTGACTATGCCGAAATCGTCGCAACAGTCGCAAGTAAAAGTGCGGGCCCGGGAACACGCGCAAATATCGATGAATTTACACGGACAACGGCAAATGCAATCGAAGTGGTCGGCGGTGCGAAAAAAGGGAAAGCAATTATCATTTTAAACCCGGCAGAACCGCCTATTATGATGCGTGATACAGTGCATGCGCTCGTAGCGGAGACAGGGAAAGAAGATGAAATTCGCGCTTCTATTAAAGAGATGATTGAGGAAGTAAAAACATACGTCCCGGGTTACCGTCTATGTGGTGAACCGATTTTTGAAGGTAATAAAGTATCAGTTTTATTAGAAGTGGAAGGGATTGGCGATTTCTTCCCGCCTTATTCAGGAAATTTGGACATTATGACGGCAGCTGCTGCACGTGTAGCAAATGAATTAGCCAAAAATCTAATAGCGCAAGGAGCGGTTGTGCGATGA
- a CDS encoding gluconolactonase: MKICGKYRAKFADGPIWHQAYGVIWLDIANKKIITFNPETEKEDVYDAMGWIQSIIPTADGQFIGVYKDGLYLINFKLGLKKPFVLPPDLSELHFLNDSKCGPDGRLWVGSSDGFFKKFKETPQTAFSNYPFQNARLISVDAEGKIQTHLSKVAISNGLEWDRKTNKFYHIDSSKHAIFQYELTERGQLLFEKVVYTFKMVEGYPAGMTIDSEGNLYVTLFKSGLMAKTSKEQTRVVCINPQDQQIKEEFIIPVSHVTSCTIGGKNLDNLYVTTAYESLPEARIKEEPLAGYLLEFPLKTTGVLPYEFMLASSGND, translated from the coding sequence ATGAAGATTTGTGGGAAATACCGCGCGAAATTTGCAGATGGTCCAATCTGGCATCAGGCATACGGTGTGATTTGGCTCGATATTGCGAATAAAAAAATCATAACTTTCAACCCGGAAACGGAAAAAGAAGATGTGTATGATGCAATGGGCTGGATTCAATCAATCATTCCGACAGCAGATGGTCAGTTTATTGGAGTTTATAAAGACGGCCTCTATTTAATCAATTTTAAATTAGGCTTGAAAAAACCGTTTGTTTTGCCGCCAGATCTGTCTGAATTACATTTTTTAAATGATTCTAAATGTGGACCAGATGGACGACTATGGGTGGGCTCTTCAGACGGTTTTTTTAAAAAGTTTAAAGAAACACCGCAAACTGCATTTTCTAACTATCCATTCCAAAATGCGAGATTAATTTCCGTTGATGCAGAAGGCAAAATTCAGACGCATCTATCGAAAGTAGCGATATCAAATGGTTTGGAATGGGATCGCAAAACAAATAAATTTTATCACATTGATTCGTCGAAGCATGCAATCTTTCAATATGAATTAACAGAAAGGGGACAGCTGCTTTTTGAAAAAGTTGTTTACACGTTCAAAATGGTCGAAGGGTATCCGGCCGGTATGACGATCGATAGTGAAGGTAATTTGTATGTAACGTTATTTAAAAGCGGTCTTATGGCAAAAACAAGTAAGGAACAAACCCGTGTGGTATGTATCAATCCACAGGACCAGCAAATCAAAGAAGAATTTATCATACCCGTCTCCCATGTCACTTCCTGCACAATCGGCGGGAAAAATTTGGACAACTTATATGTAACAACAGCTTATGAATCTTTGCCGGAAGCGCGTATAAAAGAAGAGCCGCTAGCAGGCTATTTACTCGAGTTTCCGTTAAAAACGACAGGTGTATTACCTTACGAGTTTATGTTGGCGAGCAGCGGAAACGATTAG
- a CDS encoding 2,3-dihydroxybiphenyl 1,2-dioxygenase, with product MAPEIAKLGHVALVSTDLEKSLVFFKEIIGLEETTEIDGVHYLRAYSDFQHHTLSIEAGENAHVKHIGWRTKTADCVLGFKELLDEQGIAVQEYPKGTTPGIGDSIRFQLPSGHTFELYNEVEKSKAASDKASILKNQVYKSWNKGISPRRFDHVNIHTTTDVDESYEFLMEVLGFNMREYVRGDDGILAGWMSVTPLVHDVAMIKKETLPTPARLHHISYWLDDTQDILRAADILKENNLPFIGPGKHGVSQAIYLYVMDPGSGCRVELFSGGYLIFEPDWEPVEWTLEERALSNTYWGDSVQDKELNNITIEAR from the coding sequence GTGGCACCAGAAATCGCTAAATTAGGCCATGTTGCTTTAGTGTCAACAGATTTGGAAAAGTCATTAGTTTTCTTTAAAGAGATTATTGGTTTGGAAGAAACAACGGAAATTGATGGTGTTCACTATCTACGTGCTTACAGTGATTTTCAGCACCATACATTGAGCATTGAAGCCGGTGAAAATGCTCACGTAAAGCATATTGGCTGGCGTACAAAAACAGCTGACTGTGTTCTAGGATTCAAAGAACTTTTAGACGAGCAAGGGATAGCTGTTCAGGAATATCCAAAAGGCACAACACCGGGCATCGGTGATTCGATTCGTTTTCAATTACCAAGCGGACATACATTTGAACTTTATAATGAGGTTGAAAAATCTAAGGCTGCATCAGATAAAGCTTCGATTCTAAAAAACCAAGTATATAAATCATGGAATAAAGGGATTTCGCCTCGTCGATTTGATCATGTAAACATTCATACGACGACAGATGTAGATGAATCCTATGAATTTTTAATGGAAGTGCTCGGTTTCAATATGCGTGAGTATGTACGTGGCGATGACGGTATATTGGCCGGCTGGATGAGTGTGACACCACTTGTGCATGATGTGGCGATGATAAAAAAGGAAACGCTTCCAACACCAGCCCGACTCCATCATATTTCTTACTGGCTTGATGATACACAGGATATTTTACGTGCTGCAGATATTTTAAAAGAAAATAATCTGCCATTTATCGGTCCAGGTAAACACGGTGTATCTCAGGCGATCTATTTATATGTAATGGATCCGGGAAGTGGTTGCCGTGTGGAATTATTTTCGGGGGGTTACCTGATTTTTGAACCAGATTGGGAACCGGTTGAGTGGACATTGGAAGAACGTGCCTTAAGCAATACATATTGGGGCGACAGTGTGCAGGATAAAGAATTAAACAATATTACGATTGAAGCAAGGTAA